From Corvus hawaiiensis isolate bCorHaw1 chromosome 11, bCorHaw1.pri.cur, whole genome shotgun sequence:
aattactggtttTGATTTAGTGGTACAATGTAGCTATTCAACTATTTGTGGTATTATTAATCAAGGATTATGgagttttcatttctctctttcaaaCTCTCCCTTGTATTCTCTACATAAATACACGACTGCTTTAGTTTAGTTCCAGTATTGCCAACTCCTGCAATATCATTTTGGTCATGACTGCTGGTGCTTTTCTTTATACCCCAAATGTTAGAATTACATATGATTTATCTTCTTAAACATGTTCTTGTcctcagaagaaagaaagaaacttgaAAAGGTCAAGCAAATCATCTGCTTCATGAAGCtcaaagacaaaagaaataagCTTActacattttcaaaacaattaTGATACTTCTaagacactttttaaaaagaatttttcagaaCCAGATTCTTCCTTGTGAACAGATTTTGAAACAATGTAATTCTTTTTACCAAACCAAAAGCATAATTGAATGCTTTGGATAAATCATATACTTAAACCacttcacacaaaaaaaaaatgtccatTTTCTCCATCTTTTGCATATATAACAGTTATTTAAGTATCAtacagcagcaaaggcagataACTGTACCTTCTTTCTTTAATTCCTCTTAAAACCTAAGATAAATCTTTTTCTTGAGTAAAATAGTTTATGTTTCATGTCATATTTACCCTCTTCACAAGATTTATGCTCTCTCTATACAACTTAGCAAAGAAGATGTTGGAAAGTTACTGTGAATGCTGAACTTTACCACACCAACAGCACTGTATAGCACAACTCCTTTGCAGGAAGAAGACAGGACATAGACatcatggggggaaaaaataaggaaaatgtttttaagaacTTTTCTATAGCACATGCTTCCCCTTGATTTTGGtaaggttaatttttttttgctgtttcttaaCTTCATCCGCAGAGGACAAACCCTTTGCAGAACTGAATCACTGCAGCTGAACCCGCACTATGAACTAATAACCTCTGTAACAATTTTTGAAGacttatctttttttaaatgggagTTGGTAACACTGAAAGAATCCTGCCAATTACATTGAAGCGATTTTAACAAAAGGAGAAATTGCTTCACAGCCTTATGACACAGCATCTACAGCAAGTGATGATGTGGCACAAAgcagttttttttaaattttactggCAAATCAGAAGAGGGGCCAAGGCTATTATTTTGTGTTGCCTTCCCACAAGGCGCCTTACCACAAAATATGGCTTAGACAGACCTTTTGTTCCTCCAGCTGGGGTAGGCTATGTCTCAGATGATTTCACGAGCACAAGAACTTGCTGCCCTCTACAACTTGAACTTCTCAGACTTCCAAAGAGTAAGTTTTCTTGGTAAGCAGGAATAAAATTAACTGattgttattttttcagtgaagagTGATTCATGCATGTTATATAACATTTAGCTTTCAGCTAGTAAACTGCTTACAAATACGGTTACTGAGCTCTGAGTTCATTGCAGATGGTAGACAATCAAGCTTTTAAgatttcctacttttttttttcaactttgtAGTTATGTGTTTTATCATATTGTGTGCATCTGACCTGCATCTCCTGTTATCAGGTTTCACCTGACATGATTGCTTTAAAGCTAGTTAAGTTCTTAGAAATATTTCATGAAGAGGTGTCAGTGACTCAGTGCTTTAAGACATGACCTGCAAGCCCGGCAGGACGGGTACCATTCTATCAGTAAGATACTCAGCTACAGCCAACAGATCAAAAGGTCTCCCCAAAACCAGTTCCTCTCTCTCCATAAAACCTGTGGGAGGCCTTGGTACATAGTACTTCTTATTTATCATTTTGTCTGACATGATGGGAGTTCTCTTCACATTGTCTACGTGGCAAGTAGATCGCTCCCATAAAGGCCTGATTGCTCAAACCAAGCACACTTTTGTGAGTTGTTCCTCCTGGTTTCTAAGGACAATTGTGGCACTgagaacaaaaaatattaattggaAATTTTGTGACATGGAGCAGAAGTGCTGAGAGAATAGAACTAGAAGGTTAAGCTCAAGTTCTGGACTGAAACTGAAGAGGgaggaataaaaggaaatgaagagCATGAAATAGGCAAGGGGGACAGATTGGGATCTGTTCCACAAAACCAGAAGGCAGTCGCAGGAGTTAGAAACAGATTTTAGATATACAGACACCAACAGGACTGATTAGAAGATATTCTGATATACACTGCCTGAAATGTGAAACCCAGTGAATTCCTCCTGAAGCACAATTGCTTCTCAACCCAGCACAGTTTATGAGTGCAGTGCATTTATGCTCAGTGcaaggctgctctgcctctctctgctAATTGCTTCATTAGTTCAGACATCCCACAATGCTGCAGGGATATGGAGTCCCTGGCTTTGCTAAGGACCTACCTGGAGTGGACTTCCTGACTCCCCTCAAAACTGGTTTTAAGGTTTTCATCAGTTATGACACTTGACTACATTCAAACGCCAAGCTGGATGTGCAGGTTAGGCAATGCCACATGGTGACACCCAGCCACGGGCACACACAGGTTGTGTCACACAGGACAAGTACAAGGATGCATTAAATTCCAAGAGTGTGTTACTACTTCTCAGAATTCTCTCTTGTTCAGTTCATAGAATACATCATGCATTAGATAATCACCACAAGGAATATCAGAAATGACCACTTGTCTCATCTCCTTTAATACTGACAGTGCTCAGTAAACAAATATTGAGATTAACAAGGAAACAAGGAGTCCCTTGGGTACAAAACATATATgaaaaaaactgagaaaatctgttcttctctctctgcttcagGGTTCTTGTACTATATGagcaaaatatctttattttttccatgatttctgTGGTTTGACCTGCAATGTAACATTTTGACTCATTGCTGTTTAACAGCTTGACATGATTCACTACTCTCATTCTGCCAAATAACAGGGTTCCTTTGACTGCATAACATGCTCTAAAATGTTAGACTGGCTTTGACCATCAGAAATTTGACTTGTGAAATGATTTGCCTTTCACAGCATCAAGATTTCACCTCAGAAGGGTACTTGGAAGGCAAATTACTTCTCATCTATAAAGAACATATGATTACAGAGGCAGAAGAAGACTACATAAAATGCCACAGAACACACAATTTGCAAAGCCACATAAATTTCTATTTTACATAATATACAATATTTCCAAGTAATCTATTTCAATGTTCTCTTTATAGAAACAATCCTGTCATGGTATCCTTCAATATCAAGCACAGCACAGGTAGAAAGCTGTTCCTCGTTTGAAGTCAGACCAGAAACCCTCTGTTTACTTCAAGGACAGTAAATTTGTTCATGTTTTTTACGTTGAAGGTACAGGTCAAAACTTGGGTTTGCTAGTAATGTCACAGACAGTGTTGCCAAAAAAAGGCATTATTCTACTTACTTCATTATATCTTGCTGCTTCTTAAAACTGttgtgttatttattttatatctatCTAAAACTTAATGTTTCTTCTCATCAACAGGTCACAACATACAGATTTAAATATGGGGATTCTGAGCCAGCTATTGATCCTTTACCTCCTCCGGGCTGCTTTGGTCGTTTGTCAATATGAAGACTATGATTTTGAGGATGAATATGGTGGGGAGCCGGATCATCAACTTCCATATTCTTTTAACCCAAACACCCAAGTTGAAgttcctcattttcctttcccagctgagTGTGCCAAAGAATGCTTCTGTCCACCAGCTTTTCCCTTATCCATGTACTGTGATCACCGGAAACTCAAGACAATACCAAACATCCCCAGTCATGTCCAACAACTTTATCTGCAAAACAATGACATTGAAGCTGTGCCTACAGGACCATTCACTAATGTTACCTTCCTAAGGGAAATTAACCTCAGCTacaacaaaattaaattccGTATGATTGACCATGGTGTTTTTGCCAAACTTTCAAACTTAGTGCAACTGCATTTACAGCATAATGAATTAGAAGAATTTCCATTCCCACTGCCCAGCTCTCTAGAGAGACTCCTCCTTGGTTTCAATAGAATTTCCCGGTTACCTGGAAATGCATTGGAAGGACTGCCTAACATGACCGTGCTTGACCTTTGCAATAACTTACTTGATGACTCAGTATTCAAAGAAAAGCCCttttcaaacatgaaaaatttaatGCAGCTCAATTTATGCAACAACAGATTACATACAATGCCTCCTGACCTGCCATCATCTCTTCGGCATCTTTCTCTTGAAAATAACTCCATATCACATATCCCAGAAAACTATTTCAAAAGACTTCCCCAAATCATTGCTCTAAGAATGTCCCACAATAACCTGCAGAACATTCCACGCAACACCTTTAATCTACCCAACCTTCTAGAACTTAATCTTGGACATAACAAATTGAAACAAGTGTTCTATATTCCGAGAAGTTTGCAGCATTTGTACATTGAAGACAATGAAATTGAAAGTAGGTTGATGGTTAAATTTCATAAAAAGCAATAAACTTAGTGGACTTTGGCATTAGTTGTGGGAGGAGTGTGAGGAGAATATCATCCTATAGTCTTCAGAATGCAATATAAACACATCCTCAGTCATTTGAGACCAATTTGAAATTAGAGAGGATTTAATTTTTGAAGTTTATCTCTAACTGCCAACTTTTTGTAGAAGTTAATGCCAGTTTTTCATGTAACAGCTAAAATCTTTTTGAAAATTACTTCTGATTTTGGCAACTGATAAAAacattcagagaaaaagaattgcaaaaatatttcattaacatAAAACAGTAATTACAAATTCTTTACCCCACAACCTTATATTTTGCAAGCCCCCAAACTGGTATGATTGTCATTTACAAAGCTgatttaaaacacagagaaggGTTATATTACTGTgcaacacaaaaatattttccattttaaatttgaaaacataAGTTTCACTTTTGCAATAGGTCTAAAACATAACcactttctgcattttaattaatatttttcactcTTACAGACATCAATGTTACTGTGATGTGTCCAACTCTGGACCCACTGAACATCAATCAGTTAACCTACATACGGGTGGACCAGAACAAGCTCACGAGCCCCATTAGCACCTACGCCTTCTTCTGCTTCCCTCTCATCAGAACCATTTATTATGGAGAGCAAAATGTCACTGTCAACAGGCCAACTCAGCTCAGAACACCGGTGTTTCGGCGGTTTCTAACACCAGAGGAATTCCAGGAAGCAGAAGACAATCATGAAACACTCAATCAAGAAACCGAAGAAGATCATGAAGAAGAAGACAGCTATTTTCATCCTTACTATCACTGAAGTAATCATTGGTAATAAGTGTATATGGAAACTTTTCATTAGCATGGGTTATTCATATCTATCCTAGAACAACTGGACAGTTTGGGGTATTCAAGACACACCTGTAGACTGGAGACAGGATTTTAAAGTAGGTAAAAGTCCTATTATTGGTGTAGTAAAAAACAATACTAGGAACAAACAGCACTCACACGAGCATTAGATAAAAGCCTGACACATAACCTGGGTTGATGATGGGCTCACTTTTGGGTGAGCAGCTGAAGCCAAAGAAAATTGACCTGAAAAGCTTCTGTGTTCTAAAGTGACCCAGCTGCAAAATGACTAAGATACAAATCAGTGCCATATTCAATAGGAATGAGTGATTAAGGCCAAAAATCCATTCAGCTCTACATCCTACTGCtgacagcagaagcaaagagacacagcagagaaaaggacAAGAGAGTAAGATTACAAAATACTTCCACAAGGTTCCTCCACATCTCCCAGAAATACAAATACTACTTCTTCCAATTTCTAACTGGACAAGGACATCACAAATAAGGAGATTCAAACCTTCCCCATACTATGTTTCAAGTGTCCTGACAAGCTGTATTACAACATTCACTTCTTTGGCTGTCCTTTAACTATCACAATCTTTCAAATGAGATTTCAGCTTCTTACTACTAACACAGGCAATAAACAATCTTTGACCAAGCTGCTGGGACCTAGGTAAAAAGCATGTGCACTAACACAACTGAACCATTAGCATTTATATTTTCCCTGTGCTTCAGCCCATGTTATTTTAGAAGACACGTAGAAATGTAATGTAATCTTTTCATTTAGAATTATTCATCAAGTAGAACAGGAGCAAAGAGAAGCattgcaggtttttttaactATTAATTCAGACTCTCCCTCTGCACAGCTAATATCAATCACCTGTATTCTGCTTCAAAGTAGAATCAACATTGCTTTAAGTAACCTGAAGAAAACTTTGAGCTATGCAAATTGTTGTTATATCTTATGCCTAGAAACACATCCAGATAACTACAGGGGAAGATAACACTATAGAGCActtcattgctttttttaatcacttctttattttcagCACTTTTTCCCTGATAGAGCTTTACTagctgagagggaaaaaaaaaatcctcagtttcaacagcaaaatgaaatgtttgcaAGTAATAAACCCATACATCATATTATCAACTTTGCATAATTTTATGTAGTCTTTTTAGTTGTCCTACACTTAAAGTACAATGTAATCTGATTTCTATTAGAATTTGAGAAGTCAGGcaggtttcattttttctcttagaatttcagttattttttaagCCCATCTTCATATTTATGGTTTCTGATGTATCAACTGaaatattaagaaaatgaaaatacttaatGACCTTTTTAAGAGAAAGATTTATTGCAAAGTTACGAATATAAACTTTAAGAATATATATAGTCTTTAAGGACAGCTGGTTGTAAGAATTTATGGGTACAAAATTTATTCTGTCGTTATTAAGTTGTGGATCTTCAGCCAAGTAACACGAGAAATCtgttcctctctccttcccctttttcttACCTGCATTCTGAACAGATACAGTATTcatagcaaaatattttatggtcACCCCACAAATTCACAGCACTACAGAATTTGTCATCttctttttacaaaaaaaattaacatttatcACCCTGAAACATTTCTGGGTTTATGAATAAGGAACAAACATGCAtgtgttcttttcttcttttaagtaCTCAGTATCATTTATGTACAGTATATACAGAATTTAGATATATCTATGACTTTATAGCTTTATTAATATATACATGTAGTATATTAACCTTAGGGAACCTTTCAACTATTTCAGATTTTAAGTGACTTGACTGGTGCACAAAATGCAAATCTAAAATAGAGGCTTTTTTGAAAGGCTTGCTCAGCTTTAAAAGTAAAAGAACACTATCCAGCTACAGTATGAATATTACATCTTTTATAACaaactttctgctttttacaaacatttatgaaacaaaacaactttAGTTTTAAAGTAGAAGTCAAGATATTGACGTTATATACGTTTCTCGAAGTCAAACTGGAAATTATTGAAAACTTCAGAGCTGTCCTACTACACTTGACTCATTGAGGTGGAACATGAAATTTGTATTACAAACAGAGCTAttataaatacttttctttcaatTAATATTATCGTATCACCTGTAGCAAATAGGACACTTATTCCAGAAAGGCTTTTACAGTGGACAGGGAACTAAAGACTTGGTAGCCTTAGAGAAATGAGAATTTATAATAAAGTACTGGATTAATGGGTATCTAGCTGAGTGCAATTTGCTCTGGTAACACTGGGCATGCCTTCTGTAAAAGTCATGATGTTTTTGCTTTGCAAATATCTTGGAGTTCTCTGAGGGAATCATGAAGTATGTGAAAAAGGGAGATCCTGGTCCAAATAGCCCACAAAAATTTCTAAAGGCTTTTAAGGAAATTAAGCTTCCACAGATTAGGAGACAACAGCATgaacaagaataaaataaaatgtaagaaaCAGCCTAAGAATAAATGGTCAATTCTTACTGTGGAGGGGATCCCACTGGTGGGAGCTTTGCAAAGGGCCTGTGCTGGAATTTATTCCATTTAAAATGCTAGCAAGAGATAGGCAAACCAGGCTGTGAAGTGAGATGCCAACAATGATTGCTAAGTGACACTGAAGAATGGCTGCACAAGGACCTTAGGATGGTAAGACAGCCAATGGAGCTCATCACTGTTCAACGAGAAGTGATGTCCAAGGAAATGATGATCTTCGTTTCACATTAAAACTAACCAAGGATGACCTCACCAACATCACTCAGGAGCAAGACTCAGAAGTGCTTCAGCAGCAATAGGTGTTCAATGAAAACACTGGCTCAGTGCCCAGGAGTCATAAAAAGGAAACTCAAATGGAGAGAGTAACTagaaacaaatggaaaacaagaGACATCAAGACACCGCTATAAATCTGTGGCTCAGCCAGACACTAAACACAGTATTGATTTCCAAAGCCTCAGGTAGCTGGTGTAATTACATGGGGCATGATTGGAAAAGGATTAGAGCAAGGTCACCAAAGGTAAGGAATGGTTTCTATATCAACATGGAATGCACTAGGACTCAGCAGCTCAGCAAAGAGATGGCTGAGGAGGGATACAGAAGATGCCCACAAAATCATGAGCTGCATCGTCAGCAAGGGTCTGGGGATCGACTGCTCCAgtagaagggaaggagccatcACATGAAGCTCACGTGTCCCGTGTACCTAAGGACACAGTGGTAGCAGCAGCGTTTTTAGACACAGTGTCGAGAAAAGGCTGGAACAGTAATTGTATTCCTTGGAAGAGATCCATTAAAGGCTGCTAAACAAAATACAGTAGGTAACAAAAGTGCTGAGCTAAAAATAGCTGGAGAATGGAAGAACACTTGAAGACAGGATAGAGAAAAGGATCATACGTGATTGTCCTATTCTCAGTCTTCCCAAAACATCGGCTTATGGGCACTGCTGGAGACAGGATACTGTACACTAATCTTTATTATTAATTCCACACCCAGTTCTATGTTCTCCCTGTCCTGAACCATGGTAACGTGCTGGTACTGCTCCTCACTGCTACTACCTTGATATAGTGTCAAAACATACTTGCTTCATGTTTGCTCTGGTATTTACTTTCAGATTATACGGTATTTCTAAAGCAGGAAATAGATTCATAAACTAAGAACTAAGCATGCTATTTATTTAATGGCAAAACCTAACAATCAAACAGCATAATGAGTTTGTTTACAGCACagtcagaaaatacagaaacaaagctTGATCTGGAATTCTGCATCTCCATGAGCAATTCAGGTAAAGCGCCAGCCCCACAAGgttataaaaaaatcaaaagaaagagaaataacaatAGTTCAATCCAACTGTATACATTTCTCCCTTTAGCCTCAAAAAAGTGGGaatatattttgccttttctgataaatatttttcacactTTGCTTCAGTACTCTGATAATAAAAGGTCGGTGGATAAGGACAGAAACTCCTTTAtagaaaacagatgttttacAGTTCACATTTTCTGACTTAGTTTAACATATTCACATTCCACTTTTAAAATAGgaatccattttcttctttgtttcccAGCCTGATCATTGAGAGCAATAATCACAGGCATTTCCTAcctaaaaagcaggaaaggggaACATACTATATTTTCAATCAAAAAAATATACACAGAAGAGATTTCACAATCATTTTCCAGTACTGATGCAAGAGTATGAACTATTCAGCTATAAGCCAACTTGTGTACACACTATTGCAATTTATGGAACTCCACAAATACgaacatttttaatgtttttaactATTTTGCccaaaatttgtatttctaaCAAcctaattaatttaaaaggaaaataaataataacacaGTCTTGTAATTCATTGCATCAATTCATCATctacagagaaagaagagggaaaaaacaatAATCAACCTTCCCCTAATCTGAAAgtaaaacacaaggaaaacagATAAATGTGAAGATGAGCCATGAACACAGAGAGTAAAAGCAGATGCTGTGAACAACCCGAGGAATAGATGCCTGGAACACCAAAGTAAAAATGGATAAGGCCAATGATTCCTGGAGCCCTGACTCAAATGTCCCTGTGGACATAGTAACAGCTCTCAACAAATGGTGATACTGTCATAAGGAAGTAATGCCAATTCTGGAAGGAATTCTAAGAAACTGTAATAAACTGCAGTAGGTTGGCTTTTGTTTCAGGATATAACTGATGTCACATAGCAAAGTTCAAGAGAACATGTGTTCGACAGAGGGGTCTGGGTAAATGGACAGCACTGTTTCTCTGGTTATCATTTGTATTTGGTAACCAGAGTTTGATTTCTGTTTAATATTGTGCATGATTTTTACAATGTGCTTTATTAATTTCTAACACACTAACTGATAAAaggagtttttctttttcagaaacgCAAGAAATAAAGGTAATGTCTTCAGACTTAAAAAATTCCAATTATAAATCGGAAACATATGGAAGGATGTTCATACAATCACTAGGTCATTTTTCAGCTGTCTCCAGTTTGCAGCTGGTGGCCCTAAGAGTGACCTAAAATCATCTAATTTACAGAGCTTTGGAAATAGTTGCAACTTTTCATAAAAATACTGGAGATGTTTACGCACAACTATTTCATCTCAGGTACTTTTTTAGTGATTCTGAATCTTGAGGAAGGTTCTACGTTTTCTCTCTAGGACATAATGatgtttattttacattaaatacCACCTCTGAaccctcctccatccctcaaGGATGCTGAGTTGGAATATACTTTACTTTACACAAGGACTCTTCTATAGCACCATGTTCAGTCCCCAAACCAGGAGATTGTTCCCTCTTCCCCTCTGGGATACCTTTAGTTCCCAGAATAAATGCTACCCCATCATCATCACTGGCATTAAACTGccttaaaactatttttacacCCTATATCAGGACCTCAACAAAAAGCAGAAGGGAATGAAGGAGTCTGAGTACTTTCATATCACACACGTATGCAGCAGCAAAGAGATATAAGTAGTTTTAGAAAGTAGAATCCCACACAAATATCAGGCAGAAAAGGCCTgtgttttagaaaataaaacttgtgCAGAGAACTGTtccaaaaaatta
This genomic window contains:
- the OMD gene encoding osteomodulin isoform X2, translated to MGILSQLLILYLLRAALVVCQYEDYDFEDEYGGEPDHQLPYSFNPNTQVEVPHFPFPAECAKECFCPPAFPLSMYCDHRKLKTIPNIPSHVQQLYLQNNDIEAVPTGPFTNVTFLREINLSYNKIKFRMIDHGVFAKLSNLVQLHLQHNELEEFPFPLPSSLERLLLGFNRISRLPGNALEGLPNMTVLDLCNNLLDDSVFKEKPFSNMKNLMQLNLCNNRLHTMPPDLPSSLRHLSLENNSISHIPENYFKRLPQIIALRMSHNNLQNIPRNTFNLPNLLELNLGHNKLKQVFYIPRSLQHLYIEDNEIENINVTVMCPTLDPLNINQLTYIRVDQNKLTSPISTYAFFCFPLIRTIYYGEQNVTVNRPTQLRTPVFRRFLTPEEFQEAEDNHETLNQETEEDHEEEDSYFHPYYH
- the OMD gene encoding osteomodulin isoform X1 encodes the protein MMWHKAVFFKFYWQIRRGAKAIILCCLPTRRLTTKYGLDRPFVPPAGVGYVSDDFTSTRTCCPLQLELLRLPKSKFSWSQHTDLNMGILSQLLILYLLRAALVVCQYEDYDFEDEYGGEPDHQLPYSFNPNTQVEVPHFPFPAECAKECFCPPAFPLSMYCDHRKLKTIPNIPSHVQQLYLQNNDIEAVPTGPFTNVTFLREINLSYNKIKFRMIDHGVFAKLSNLVQLHLQHNELEEFPFPLPSSLERLLLGFNRISRLPGNALEGLPNMTVLDLCNNLLDDSVFKEKPFSNMKNLMQLNLCNNRLHTMPPDLPSSLRHLSLENNSISHIPENYFKRLPQIIALRMSHNNLQNIPRNTFNLPNLLELNLGHNKLKQVFYIPRSLQHLYIEDNEIENINVTVMCPTLDPLNINQLTYIRVDQNKLTSPISTYAFFCFPLIRTIYYGEQNVTVNRPTQLRTPVFRRFLTPEEFQEAEDNHETLNQETEEDHEEEDSYFHPYYH